One Pseudomonas entomophila genomic window carries:
- the sfsA gene encoding DNA/RNA nuclease SfsA, giving the protein MVFFPELEEARLLRRYKRFLADIELANGEQLTVHCPNTGSMLNCMREGGQVWFSRSNDPKRKLPGTWEISETPQGRLACVNTGRANALVEEALRAGTISELAGFERLKREVAYGEERSRIDFYLEFAEGRPAYVEVKSVTLGFPDTPVAAFPDAVTQRGAKHLRELAALARQGIRAVQLYCVNLTGIEAVRPAEEIDAAYAQALRAAVAEGVEVLAYGTRLDARGIVIDRRLPVLLNP; this is encoded by the coding sequence ATGGTGTTTTTCCCGGAACTCGAAGAGGCGCGCCTGCTGCGCCGCTACAAGCGCTTCCTGGCCGACATCGAGCTGGCCAATGGTGAGCAACTCACTGTCCACTGCCCAAACACCGGCTCCATGCTCAACTGCATGCGCGAAGGTGGGCAAGTATGGTTCAGCCGCTCCAACGACCCCAAGCGCAAACTGCCCGGCACGTGGGAAATCAGCGAAACGCCCCAGGGCCGGCTGGCCTGCGTCAACACCGGGCGCGCCAATGCCCTGGTCGAGGAAGCGCTGCGTGCGGGCACCATCAGCGAACTGGCCGGGTTCGAGCGGCTCAAGCGCGAAGTGGCATATGGCGAGGAGCGCAGCCGTATCGACTTCTATCTGGAGTTCGCCGAGGGCCGCCCGGCCTACGTCGAGGTCAAGAGTGTCACGCTAGGTTTCCCGGATACGCCCGTGGCGGCCTTCCCGGATGCCGTCACCCAGCGCGGGGCCAAGCACCTGCGCGAGCTGGCGGCGCTGGCACGGCAAGGGATTCGCGCGGTGCAACTGTATTGCGTGAACCTGACCGGCATCGAAGCGGTGCGCCCGGCAGAGGAAATCGACGCCGCCTACGCCCAGGCCCTGCGCGCCGCGGTGGCGGAAGGCGTCGAAGTGCTGGCCTACGGCACGCGCCTGGATGCCCGTGGGATCGTCATCGACCGGCGATTGCCGGTGTTGCTCAATCCGTGA
- a CDS encoding FecCD family ABC transporter permease: protein MLAVWLSLALGPVSLPLLDTVRGGLRLMGLPLAGDGLEQAEMILGQIRLPRTLLGLAVGAVLALSGVAMQGLFRNPLADPGLVGVASGAALGAAVAIVGGSWLGGMPEWFAPYLLSLCAFIGGLGVTAMVYRLGRRDGQTNVATMLLAGIAMTALGGSAVGLFTYLADDATLRTLTFWNLGSLNGASYERLWPLLLVAALVALWLPRRAQALNALLLGESEARHLGVEVERLKRELVFCTALGVGAAVAAAGLIGFIGLVVPHLVRLVAGPDHRVLLPASLLAGGTLLLFADLIARLALAPAELPIGIVTAFIGAPFFLFLLVKVRH, encoded by the coding sequence CTGCTGGCGGTCTGGCTGTCGCTGGCCCTGGGCCCGGTCAGCCTGCCGTTGCTCGACACCGTGCGCGGCGGCCTGCGCTTGATGGGCCTGCCGCTTGCCGGTGACGGGCTGGAGCAGGCCGAGATGATTCTGGGCCAGATCCGTTTGCCACGCACTTTGCTGGGCCTGGCGGTCGGCGCAGTGCTGGCGCTGTCCGGTGTCGCCATGCAGGGCTTGTTCCGCAACCCGCTGGCCGACCCGGGGTTGGTGGGCGTTGCCAGTGGCGCTGCCCTTGGGGCGGCGGTGGCGATCGTGGGCGGCAGCTGGCTGGGCGGCATGCCCGAGTGGTTCGCGCCGTACCTGTTGTCGCTGTGTGCCTTCATCGGTGGCCTAGGGGTGACAGCCATGGTCTACCGCCTGGGGCGGCGTGACGGGCAGACCAACGTGGCCACCATGCTCCTGGCCGGTATCGCGATGACCGCCCTGGGTGGCTCGGCCGTTGGCCTGTTCACCTACCTGGCCGATGACGCCACCCTGCGTACCTTGACCTTCTGGAACCTTGGCAGCCTCAACGGCGCTAGCTATGAGCGATTGTGGCCGCTGCTGCTGGTGGCCGCGTTGGTGGCATTGTGGCTACCGAGGCGGGCCCAGGCGCTCAATGCGTTGTTGCTGGGCGAGTCCGAAGCACGCCACCTTGGCGTCGAGGTCGAGCGTCTGAAGCGCGAACTGGTGTTCTGTACCGCCTTGGGCGTCGGCGCGGCAGTGGCCGCCGCCGGGCTGATCGGCTTCATCGGGTTGGTGGTTCCGCACCTGGTGCGCCTGGTAGCGGGACCGGACCACCGGGTGCTGCTGCCTGCATCGCTGCTGGCAGGCGGCACGCTGTTACTGTTTGCCGACTTGATCGCACGTCTGGCCTTGGCGCCTGCGGAGCTGCCGATCGGCATCGTCACCGCGTTCATCGGCGCGCCGTTCTTTCTGTTCCTGCTGGTGAAGGTACGTCATTGA
- a CDS encoding pyridoxal phosphate-dependent aminotransferase has translation MAQPHSARSRAIEPFHVMALLARANELQAAGHDVIHLEIGEPDFTTAAPIVAAGQAALAAGHTRYTAARGLPQLREAIAGFYGQRYGVNLDPERVLITPGGSGALLLASSLLVDPGKHWLLADPGYPCNRHFLRLVEGGAQLVPVGPEVNYQLTADLVERYWDKDTVGALVASPANPTGTVLDRDELASLSKATRERHGHLVVDEIYHGLTYGMDAPSVLEVDDEAFVLNSFSKYFGMTGWRLGWLVAPPSAVGDLEKLAQNLYISAPSMAQHAALACFQPETLAILEERRAEFARRRDYLLPALRELGFGIAVEPQGAFYLYADISKFGGDAFAFCRHFLETEHLAFTPGLDFGRHQAGHHVRFAYTQSLPRLEEAVQRIARGLRSWQG, from the coding sequence ATGGCTCAGCCACACAGTGCGCGCAGTCGCGCCATCGAACCCTTCCACGTCATGGCCCTGCTGGCCCGCGCCAACGAGCTGCAGGCCGCAGGCCACGACGTGATCCACCTCGAGATCGGCGAGCCGGACTTCACCACCGCCGCGCCGATCGTCGCCGCTGGCCAGGCGGCCCTGGCGGCGGGCCACACCCGCTACACCGCGGCTCGCGGCCTGCCACAACTGCGCGAGGCGATCGCCGGGTTCTATGGCCAGCGCTACGGTGTGAACCTGGACCCGGAGCGCGTGCTGATCACGCCGGGCGGTTCCGGCGCGCTGCTGCTGGCCAGCAGCCTGCTGGTCGACCCAGGCAAGCACTGGCTGCTGGCGGACCCGGGCTACCCGTGCAACCGCCACTTCCTGCGCCTGGTCGAAGGCGGCGCGCAGTTGGTGCCGGTGGGGCCGGAAGTGAATTACCAACTCACCGCCGATCTGGTCGAGCGTTACTGGGACAAGGATACCGTGGGTGCCCTGGTGGCCTCGCCGGCCAACCCGACCGGCACGGTGCTCGACCGCGACGAGCTGGCCAGCCTGTCCAAGGCCACCCGCGAGCGCCATGGCCATCTGGTGGTGGACGAGATCTACCACGGCCTGACCTACGGCATGGATGCACCCAGCGTGCTGGAAGTGGACGACGAGGCTTTCGTCCTGAACAGTTTCTCGAAATACTTCGGCATGACCGGCTGGCGCCTGGGCTGGCTGGTTGCCCCACCTTCGGCGGTGGGCGACCTCGAGAAGCTGGCACAGAACCTCTACATCAGTGCCCCCAGCATGGCCCAGCATGCCGCGCTGGCGTGCTTCCAGCCGGAAACCCTGGCCATTCTCGAAGAGCGCCGCGCCGAGTTCGCCCGCCGCCGTGACTACCTGCTGCCGGCGCTGCGCGAATTGGGCTTCGGCATCGCCGTCGAGCCACAGGGCGCCTTCTATCTGTACGCCGATATCAGCAAATTCGGCGGTGATGCCTTCGCCTTCTGCCGGCACTTCCTGGAAACCGAGCACCTGGCTTTCACGCCGGGCCTGGATTTCGGCCGCCACCAGGCCGGGCATCATGTGCGTTTCGCCTACACCCAGAGCCTGCCGCGCCTGGAAGAGGCGGTACAGCGCATTGCCCGGGGCCTGCGGAGCTGGCAGGGCTGA
- the gluQRS gene encoding tRNA glutamyl-Q(34) synthetase GluQRS, translating into MNDSRYIGRFAPTPSGFLHFGSLVAALASWLDARAVNGRWLLRMEDTDPPREMPGARDAILQTLERYGLEWDGEVVFQSQRHEAYAAVVDRLFNMGLAYACTCSRKQLEGYDGVYPGFCRNAGHAREGAAIRLRVPELIYRFSDRVQGGFEQHLGREVGDFVIQRRDGLYAYQLAVVLDDAWQGVTDIVRGADLLDNTPRQLYLQELLGFSQPRYLHIPLIVQPDGHKLGKSYRSPPLEAEQATPLLLRALRALGQQTDSALEGASPAEVLAVARQQWQPENIARQMTVPEAELR; encoded by the coding sequence ATGAACGACTCCCGCTACATCGGCCGCTTCGCCCCCACCCCCAGCGGCTTCCTGCATTTCGGTTCGCTGGTGGCCGCCCTCGCCTCCTGGCTCGATGCCCGCGCTGTGAACGGCCGCTGGCTGCTGCGCATGGAAGACACCGACCCGCCCCGGGAAATGCCCGGTGCCCGTGACGCTATCTTGCAGACGCTTGAGCGCTACGGCCTGGAATGGGACGGCGAGGTGGTGTTCCAGAGCCAGCGCCACGAGGCCTACGCCGCCGTCGTCGACCGCCTGTTCAACATGGGCCTGGCCTACGCCTGCACCTGCTCGCGCAAGCAACTGGAAGGCTACGACGGTGTCTACCCGGGGTTTTGCCGCAATGCCGGGCATGCTCGCGAAGGTGCGGCGATCCGCCTGCGGGTGCCAGAGCTGATCTACCGGTTCAGCGACCGGGTCCAGGGCGGGTTCGAGCAGCACCTGGGCCGTGAGGTGGGTGATTTCGTGATCCAGCGCCGAGATGGGCTGTACGCGTATCAGCTGGCGGTGGTGCTGGACGATGCCTGGCAGGGTGTCACCGACATCGTGCGGGGCGCGGACCTGCTGGACAACACGCCGCGCCAGCTGTACCTGCAGGAGTTGCTGGGCTTTTCGCAGCCGCGTTACCTGCATATCCCGCTGATCGTCCAGCCGGATGGCCACAAGCTGGGCAAGTCGTACCGTTCGCCACCGCTGGAGGCGGAGCAGGCGACGCCATTGCTGTTGCGTGCCCTGCGCGCGCTCGGGCAGCAGACGGATTCGGCGCTGGAGGGCGCCAGCCCGGCCGAAGTGCTTGCCGTGGCGCGTCAGCAGTGGCAGCCGGAAAATATTGCACGGCAAATGACGGTGCCCGAGGCCGAATTGCGCTGA
- a CDS encoding heme ABC transporter ATP-binding protein, with the protein MLSDISLQLRPGQILGVLGPNGAGKSSLLGALCGELAPSAGQVRLDGRELDAWPGQERARRLAVLPQASSLGFAFSVDEVVGLGRLPHASGRQRDREIVEAALAAADAGHLASRSYLALSGGERQRVHLARVLAQLWPGEAGTTLLLDEPTSALDPLHQHTTLQAVRSFADRGAAVLVILHDLNLAARYCDHILLLEHGRCHALDTPQRVLTPTALNAVFGIDVLVQPHPERGHPLIITR; encoded by the coding sequence GTGCTGAGCGATATCAGCCTGCAACTGCGCCCTGGCCAGATACTGGGGGTCCTTGGCCCCAATGGCGCCGGCAAGAGCAGCCTGCTGGGCGCGCTGTGCGGCGAGCTTGCGCCGAGTGCCGGGCAAGTGCGCCTGGACGGACGCGAACTGGACGCCTGGCCCGGGCAGGAGCGTGCCCGGCGCCTGGCCGTGCTGCCGCAGGCGTCCAGCCTGGGGTTCGCCTTCAGTGTCGATGAAGTGGTCGGCCTGGGTCGACTGCCCCATGCCAGTGGTCGCCAACGCGACCGCGAGATTGTCGAGGCCGCGTTGGCGGCGGCGGACGCCGGCCATCTGGCCAGCCGCAGCTACCTGGCCTTGTCCGGCGGCGAGCGCCAGCGTGTGCACCTGGCCCGTGTGCTCGCCCAGCTGTGGCCGGGCGAGGCGGGCACCACGCTGTTGCTGGACGAGCCGACCTCCGCCCTCGACCCCTTGCACCAGCACACCACGCTGCAGGCGGTGCGCAGTTTCGCCGACCGCGGCGCGGCGGTGCTGGTGATCCTGCATGACCTCAACCTGGCGGCACGCTACTGTGACCATATCCTGCTGCTGGAGCACGGCCGCTGCCATGCCCTGGATACACCGCAACGGGTGCTGACCCCGACGGCACTCAACGCCGTGTTCGGTATCGATGTGCTGGTGCAGCCGCACCCGGAGCGCGGTCACCCGTTGATCATCACTCGCTAG
- a CDS encoding Rieske (2Fe-2S) protein, translating to MHFVCASTDLAEGHSRAFSVAGVSLFGVRRQGKVHLYRNRCPHRGIPLNWEADRFLDDSASLIHCAHHGALFVIDSGECVAGPCEGEWLEALDCLEDSQGIWLTD from the coding sequence ATGCATTTTGTATGTGCCTCCACTGACCTCGCCGAAGGCCACAGCCGCGCCTTCAGCGTAGCTGGCGTGTCACTGTTCGGGGTGCGCCGCCAGGGCAAGGTCCACCTCTACCGCAACCGCTGCCCGCATCGCGGCATCCCGCTGAACTGGGAGGCGGACCGCTTTCTCGATGACAGTGCCAGCCTGATCCACTGCGCCCACCATGGCGCGCTGTTCGTGATCGACAGCGGCGAGTGCGTGGCCGGCCCCTGCGAAGGCGAGTGGCTGGAGGCCCTGGACTGCCTGGAAGACAGCCAGGGTATCTGGCTCACGGATTGA
- a CDS encoding heme/hemin ABC transporter substrate-binding protein — protein MRRPVALLALCAGLALSTQALAAELPQRLVSAGGALSEWISALGGEQRLVGVDTTSQHPESLKALPSIGYQRQLSAEGILSLRPDVLVGTEEMGPPPVLAQIRKAGVRVELLSSKAELGAVDQNLKQLGVLLGSEQKATALAADYHQQLDTLQNQIKQAQASQKAPGVLLLVGHAGAKPLIAGQGTSGDWVLRQAGARNLADHQGYKNFSVEALAALDPDVVVFSDRTLSGEQALQALLKENPALAASRAVRDKRLVSLDPTLLVGGLGPRLPATLHDLAASFYPAAKDSLGQ, from the coding sequence ATGCGCCGTCCCGTTGCCCTGCTCGCCCTGTGCGCCGGTCTTGCTCTTTCCACCCAGGCACTGGCCGCCGAACTGCCGCAACGCCTGGTCAGCGCGGGGGGCGCGCTGAGCGAGTGGATCAGCGCCCTGGGCGGCGAACAGCGCCTGGTCGGCGTCGACACCACCAGCCAGCACCCCGAATCCCTCAAGGCGCTGCCCAGTATCGGTTACCAGCGCCAGTTGTCGGCTGAAGGCATTCTCAGCCTGCGCCCGGATGTGCTGGTCGGTACCGAGGAGATGGGGCCACCGCCGGTGCTGGCGCAGATCCGCAAGGCGGGTGTGCGCGTCGAACTGCTCTCCAGCAAGGCCGAACTGGGCGCGGTGGACCAGAACCTCAAGCAGCTGGGTGTGCTGTTGGGGAGCGAGCAGAAGGCCACCGCGCTGGCCGCTGACTACCACCAGCAGTTGGACACCCTGCAAAACCAGATCAAACAGGCCCAGGCCAGCCAGAAGGCGCCGGGGGTGTTGCTGTTGGTCGGGCATGCCGGTGCCAAGCCGCTGATCGCGGGGCAGGGCACCTCCGGCGACTGGGTGCTGCGCCAGGCCGGCGCGCGCAACCTCGCCGATCACCAAGGGTACAAGAACTTCTCGGTGGAGGCCCTGGCCGCCCTGGACCCGGACGTAGTGGTGTTCTCCGATCGCACCCTCAGTGGCGAGCAGGCCTTGCAGGCACTGCTGAAAGAGAACCCAGCCCTGGCCGCTTCGCGGGCGGTGCGTGACAAGCGTCTTGTGTCGCTCGACCCTACCTTGCTGGTCGGTGGCCTGGGGCCGCGCCTGCCCGCCACGTTGCATGACCTGGCGGCAAGCTTCTACCCAGCGGCCAAGGACAGCCTTGGCCAATGA
- the dksA gene encoding RNA polymerase-binding protein DksA, which yields MSTVEKQKVQTMYGVEPYVETKGEEYMGKPMKAHFTKLLNAWKGELMVSVDRTVDHMKDEAANFPDPADRASQEEEFALELRNRDRERKLIKKIDKTLQKIQDNDYGWCESCGIEIGLRRLEARPTADLCFDCKEISEKKEKTVGKG from the coding sequence ATGTCCACCGTAGAAAAGCAAAAAGTCCAGACCATGTACGGTGTCGAGCCCTACGTAGAGACCAAGGGCGAAGAGTACATGGGCAAACCCATGAAAGCGCACTTCACCAAGCTCCTCAATGCCTGGAAAGGCGAGCTGATGGTCAGTGTGGATCGCACCGTGGACCACATGAAGGATGAAGCTGCCAACTTCCCCGACCCGGCAGACCGCGCCAGCCAGGAAGAAGAGTTCGCCCTGGAACTGCGCAACCGTGACCGTGAGCGCAAGTTGATCAAGAAGATCGACAAGACCCTGCAGAAGATCCAGGACAACGATTACGGCTGGTGTGAGTCCTGTGGCATCGAGATCGGCCTGCGCCGCCTGGAAGCCCGCCCGACTGCCGACCTGTGCTTCGACTGCAAGGAAATTTCCGAGAAAAAGGAAAAGACGGTCGGCAAAGGCTGA